A genomic window from Deltaproteobacteria bacterium includes:
- a CDS encoding 4-hydroxybutyryl-CoA dehydratase: MMNGTQYVESLKKLNPRIFYRGKRLENPYDHPALRPHIRTAAATYDLAADGQHDEIMTATSNLDGAKISRFTHLFWSVDDLIRKIAMLRLIGRETGTCFQRCVGLDAINALWSVTYDIDQAKGTDYQKRFRKYLARLQREDLMSAGAMTDSKGDRSLAPWQQADPDLYVRIVERRPDGIVIRGAKTHITGAANSHEILVMPTLGLPPEGTDYAVACAVPIDAPGLTLVFGRQSNDERKEETGTFDCGTDWGVVGGESTLLFENVFVPNERVFMSGEGEFAGALVERFSAWHRANYGGCKGGNADVLLGATALLAEIHGTIKNSIVRDKLTEIVHLVETNFAGAIGSSALAKQLPAGNWLVDPLLANTVKQNVTRFVYQVARLTHDIAGGLLSTLPSDADFRNDEVGGLLEKYFAGKQGFSTEDKRKLCRYIEGMTSVSTLVEALHGAGSPQAQRIVMLRQADIPGKMKQAKKVIGIQGPPAKPGESR, translated from the coding sequence ATGATGAACGGAACGCAGTACGTGGAAAGCCTGAAAAAGCTCAACCCCCGGATCTTCTACCGGGGGAAGCGGCTGGAGAACCCTTACGACCACCCCGCCTTGCGGCCCCATATCCGGACTGCGGCGGCGACGTACGACCTGGCGGCGGACGGGCAGCACGACGAGATCATGACGGCGACGTCGAACCTCGACGGGGCGAAGATCTCCCGGTTCACCCACCTCTTCTGGAGCGTGGACGACCTGATCAGGAAGATCGCCATGCTCCGGTTGATCGGACGGGAGACGGGGACCTGCTTCCAGCGGTGCGTGGGGCTCGACGCGATCAATGCCCTCTGGTCGGTGACCTACGACATCGACCAGGCGAAGGGGACGGACTACCAGAAGCGCTTCCGGAAATACCTGGCCCGGCTGCAGCGGGAGGACCTGATGTCCGCCGGGGCGATGACCGACTCCAAGGGGGACCGGTCCCTCGCCCCCTGGCAGCAGGCCGACCCCGACCTGTACGTCCGGATCGTCGAGCGGCGTCCCGACGGGATCGTGATCCGGGGCGCCAAGACGCACATCACGGGCGCGGCGAACTCCCACGAGATCCTTGTGATGCCCACGCTGGGACTGCCGCCGGAGGGAACCGACTATGCGGTCGCTTGCGCCGTGCCCATCGACGCGCCGGGGTTGACGCTGGTCTTCGGCCGGCAGAGCAACGACGAGCGGAAAGAAGAGACCGGAACGTTCGACTGCGGCACGGACTGGGGGGTGGTCGGCGGGGAGAGTACCCTCCTCTTCGAAAATGTATTCGTCCCCAATGAGCGGGTCTTCATGTCGGGGGAGGGGGAGTTCGCCGGCGCCCTGGTCGAGCGGTTCTCCGCCTGGCACCGCGCCAACTACGGCGGGTGCAAGGGGGGGAACGCCGATGTCCTCCTCGGCGCGACGGCCCTGCTGGCCGAGATCCACGGGACGATCAAGAACAGCATCGTCCGGGACAAGCTCACCGAGATCGTCCATCTGGTGGAGACGAACTTCGCGGGAGCGATCGGCTCCTCGGCGCTGGCGAAGCAACTGCCGGCGGGAAACTGGCTGGTGGACCCGCTGTTGGCGAATACGGTCAAGCAGAACGTTACCCGGTTCGTCTACCAGGTCGCGCGGCTGACCCACGACATTGCGGGAGGACTCCTGTCCACCCTCCCGTCGGACGCGGATTTCCGGAACGACGAGGTCGGAGGCCTGCTGGAGAAGTACTTCGCCGGGAAGCAGGGGTTCTCGACGGAAGACAAGAGGAAGTTGTGCCGGTACATCGAAGGGATGACCTCGGTGTCCACGCTGGTGGAGGCGCTGCACGGAGCCGGGTCGCCCCAGGCGCAGCGGATCGTGATGCTCCGGCAGGCGGATATACCTGGGAAGATGAAACAGGCGAAGAAGGTGATCGGGATCCAGGGCCCTCCTGCGAAACCAGGGGAAAGCCGTTGA
- a CDS encoding sigma 54-interacting transcriptional regulator — translation MGSVAEKMREFRPDLILEATNVGIVCTDRQGRILYANDAAAVHLGARKQELVGRAIDAVSKGAGDAFLEIVRTGKPQAGVKIRTSGGIVIADRNPVFDGGKVIGVVSVFKDILRYEESAKELQAYRELAKQLDAVIHSSYDGLYITNGNADTLFCNKAYLRVSGLTAKDVEGKNMREIVRRGTINQSVTLEVLEKRRRVTIMQEFSNGRTAIVTGNPVFDDDGKITLVVSNVRDITELSELREQVQETRTLAKRYREELKKASLAGVNRDTVVFRSPAMENCILLAARAGDVLSPVLLTGESGVGKGMLARLIHNLGSRKKGPFIHVNCGAIPAGLMESEFFGYEMGAFTGASREGKPGLFEMADRGTLFLDEIGEIPLPLQVKLLKSLEESEVRRVGGTQPRKLDVRIVAATNRDLQEMTRNRLFREDLFFRLDVFPIRIPPLRERPEDIPPLLDRTLGELNRRYKKGKRVRPDTLDLLVRYPFPGNVRELQNVVERSFILADGKWIGPEHLPTGIQKSSTPSESGTMVHISRGEEGLGQILAGVEREILERLLSECGTTYAMAERLKVNQSTVVRKLRKLGIRAHPGR, via the coding sequence ATGGGGTCGGTGGCCGAGAAGATGAGGGAATTCCGTCCGGACCTCATCCTCGAAGCGACCAACGTCGGGATCGTCTGCACCGACCGGCAGGGGCGGATCCTTTATGCCAACGACGCCGCGGCGGTCCACCTCGGGGCCCGGAAGCAGGAGCTGGTGGGACGCGCGATCGACGCGGTGTCCAAGGGGGCCGGCGACGCCTTCCTCGAGATCGTGCGGACCGGAAAACCGCAGGCCGGCGTGAAGATCCGGACCTCCGGCGGCATCGTGATCGCGGACCGCAACCCCGTATTCGACGGGGGTAAGGTGATTGGAGTAGTCAGCGTATTCAAGGACATCTTACGCTACGAGGAATCGGCGAAGGAGCTCCAGGCGTACCGCGAGCTGGCCAAGCAGCTCGACGCGGTCATCCACTCCTCTTACGACGGCCTCTACATCACCAACGGCAACGCCGACACCCTCTTCTGCAACAAGGCGTACCTCCGGGTTTCCGGTCTCACGGCGAAAGACGTCGAAGGGAAGAACATGAGGGAAATCGTGCGTCGTGGGACGATCAACCAGTCGGTGACCCTGGAAGTTCTCGAGAAACGCCGCCGCGTCACGATCATGCAGGAGTTCTCCAACGGGCGCACAGCGATTGTCACCGGAAACCCGGTCTTCGACGACGACGGGAAGATCACCCTCGTCGTGAGCAACGTGCGGGATATCACCGAACTGAGCGAACTGCGGGAGCAGGTCCAGGAGACCCGGACGCTGGCGAAGCGGTACCGGGAAGAGCTGAAGAAGGCGAGCCTGGCGGGCGTCAATCGCGACACGGTGGTGTTCCGCTCCCCGGCAATGGAGAACTGCATCCTCCTCGCGGCCAGGGCGGGCGATGTGCTCTCTCCGGTGCTTCTCACCGGTGAATCCGGCGTCGGAAAAGGGATGCTCGCGCGGTTGATCCACAACCTCGGAAGCCGGAAAAAGGGGCCGTTCATTCACGTCAACTGCGGAGCGATCCCCGCGGGGCTGATGGAGTCGGAATTTTTCGGTTACGAAATGGGGGCTTTCACCGGTGCGTCGAGGGAAGGGAAGCCCGGGCTGTTCGAAATGGCGGATCGGGGAACCCTTTTCCTCGATGAAATAGGGGAGATCCCGCTTCCGCTGCAGGTGAAGCTTCTGAAATCTCTCGAGGAGAGCGAGGTCCGCCGGGTGGGGGGAACTCAACCGCGGAAACTGGACGTGCGGATCGTCGCGGCGACGAACCGTGACCTGCAGGAAATGACCCGGAACCGTCTCTTCCGGGAAGACCTCTTCTTCCGGCTCGACGTGTTTCCCATCCGTATCCCTCCCCTGCGCGAACGCCCGGAGGATATCCCCCCGCTTCTTGATCGCACACTCGGGGAATTGAACCGAAGATACAAGAAGGGGAAACGGGTGCGGCCCGATACGCTGGACCTGCTCGTGCGCTACCCTTTCCCCGGAAACGTCCGCGAACTTCAAAACGTAGTGGAGCGCTCCTTTATTCTCGCCGACGGGAAGTGGATCGGGCCGGAGCACCTCCCCACGGGGATCCAGAAAAGTTCCACCCCATCGGAATCCGGCACGATGGTGCACATCTCGCGGGGGGAGGAGGGGTTGGGGCAGATCCTCGCCGGGGTGGAGCGGGAAATCCTCGAAAGGCTTCTCTCGGAATGCGGGACGACGTACGCGATGGCGGAGCGATTGAAGGTCAACCAGTCCACCGTTGTACGGAAGCTGCGGAAGCTTGGGATCCGTGCTCATCCGGGAAGATGA
- a CDS encoding ABC transporter substrate-binding protein: MRSKGMKWQGMAAIGLVLVMGLADVALAAEKIVIGGMYPMTGRGGRYGMDSVAAAEIAAEEINAKGGVNGRMIDLIFTDDKSNTSYGVKVANRYIKEDKVNFLMGVVSSAVGLAVTEVSKENKVIFVGTDHASTALTMEKFQPYYFRVSNNTYQSAAAAALYAKDKKEWKKYYVIGPDYEYGHRTWEDFWMLLGKKRKDVKMVGQAWPKLYEPDYTPYITAILNAKPDVLVTTFWGGDTVAFIKQALPYKLFDKMKMFNYDGGGNYEVLEALPKTLPKGLVLSARHHNNWPDTKENKEYVKKFKAKTGRYPSYAAEGAYAGVYFIAEGVRQAGTAEDADKLVAVMEKMKFRLPEDPPGFTSYMRPIDHQVVQMQAIGETVPNKSFPPATMMLGNWKIYKAEDIIPSEEEILAARKAAKK; the protein is encoded by the coding sequence ATGCGGAGCAAAGGGATGAAGTGGCAAGGGATGGCGGCGATCGGTCTGGTCCTCGTCATGGGGCTGGCCGACGTGGCGCTGGCGGCGGAAAAGATCGTCATCGGCGGGATGTACCCGATGACGGGCCGCGGCGGGCGGTACGGGATGGACTCGGTGGCGGCGGCGGAGATCGCAGCGGAGGAGATCAACGCAAAGGGCGGCGTGAACGGCCGGATGATCGACCTGATCTTCACCGACGACAAGTCCAACACGTCGTACGGGGTGAAGGTGGCCAACCGGTACATCAAGGAGGACAAGGTCAACTTCCTGATGGGCGTGGTGAGCAGCGCGGTGGGGCTCGCGGTCACCGAGGTGTCGAAGGAGAACAAGGTCATCTTTGTGGGGACCGACCACGCCTCCACGGCGCTGACGATGGAGAAGTTCCAGCCGTACTACTTCCGCGTGTCGAACAACACGTACCAATCCGCCGCCGCCGCGGCGCTCTACGCGAAGGACAAGAAGGAGTGGAAGAAGTATTACGTGATCGGACCGGACTACGAGTACGGGCACCGGACCTGGGAAGATTTCTGGATGCTGCTGGGCAAAAAGCGCAAGGACGTGAAGATGGTCGGGCAGGCGTGGCCGAAGCTCTATGAGCCGGACTACACCCCCTACATCACGGCGATCCTGAACGCCAAGCCCGACGTCCTGGTCACCACCTTCTGGGGCGGCGACACCGTGGCGTTCATCAAGCAGGCGCTTCCGTACAAGCTGTTCGACAAGATGAAGATGTTCAACTACGACGGGGGCGGGAACTACGAGGTCCTCGAGGCGCTGCCAAAAACGCTGCCCAAGGGGCTGGTCCTGAGCGCGCGGCATCACAACAACTGGCCCGACACCAAGGAGAACAAGGAGTACGTGAAGAAGTTCAAGGCGAAGACGGGGCGGTACCCGTCGTACGCGGCGGAAGGGGCGTACGCGGGGGTGTACTTCATCGCCGAAGGGGTTCGCCAGGCGGGGACGGCGGAGGATGCCGACAAGCTGGTGGCGGTGATGGAAAAGATGAAGTTCAGGCTGCCGGAGGATCCGCCCGGCTTCACATCCTACATGCGTCCGATCGACCACCAGGTCGTCCAGATGCAGGCGATCGGCGAGACGGTGCCCAACAAGAGCTTCCCCCCGGCGACGATGATGCTGGGGAACTGGAAGATCTACAAGGCGGAGGACATCATCCCCTCGGAGGAGGAGATCCTCGCCGCCCGCAAGGCCGCCAAGAAGTAG
- a CDS encoding branched-chain amino acid ABC transporter permease, which produces MDANLVAAQLFSGLTSAMTLFLVASGLSLIFGVVNVFNFAHGSFYLLGAYFVYQVVSVTGLPFWPGVLLAAVGAGIAGVVMEYVFLRRIYGRGGEAGFQILLTYSFILIIDDVVKMIWGTDYKSIERPESLSASFTLGDISVPRYDLVVILVGILVAAGMWWIIRKTRFGRNLRAISANREMASCLGVNVPLTLSLVFGLATALGGLSGALSAPTRTVTPGAGIEVIIGSLIVVVIGGLGNFWGAFVGALIIGEVTAFGILFLPQWALLFSYAVMALVLVFRPEGLLTRKGGA; this is translated from the coding sequence ATGGACGCGAACCTCGTAGCGGCGCAGTTGTTCAGCGGGCTCACCTCCGCGATGACCCTCTTCCTCGTGGCGTCGGGGCTCTCCCTGATCTTCGGCGTCGTCAACGTCTTCAACTTCGCCCACGGCTCCTTCTACCTCCTCGGGGCGTACTTCGTCTACCAGGTGGTCTCGGTCACCGGCCTCCCGTTCTGGCCGGGAGTCCTCCTCGCGGCGGTGGGGGCCGGGATCGCCGGCGTGGTCATGGAGTACGTGTTCCTTCGCCGGATCTACGGCCGGGGAGGGGAGGCGGGGTTCCAAATCCTGCTCACCTACAGCTTCATCCTGATCATCGACGACGTGGTGAAGATGATCTGGGGGACGGACTACAAGTCGATCGAGCGTCCGGAATCCTTAAGCGCCTCCTTCACTCTCGGGGATATTTCCGTCCCGCGGTACGACCTTGTCGTGATCCTCGTGGGGATCCTGGTGGCCGCGGGGATGTGGTGGATCATCCGGAAGACGCGCTTCGGGCGGAACCTGCGGGCGATCTCGGCGAACCGGGAGATGGCGTCGTGCCTCGGGGTGAACGTGCCGCTTACGTTGAGCCTCGTCTTCGGGTTGGCGACCGCCCTTGGCGGGCTCTCCGGCGCCCTCTCCGCGCCGACGCGGACGGTGACGCCGGGCGCGGGGATCGAGGTCATCATCGGCTCGCTCATCGTGGTGGTCATCGGGGGCCTGGGAAACTTCTGGGGGGCTTTCGTCGGGGCGCTGATCATCGGGGAGGTGACCGCCTTCGGCATCCTGTTCCTGCCTCAATGGGCCCTCCTCTTCAGCTACGCCGTCATGGCTCTCGTCCTCGTGTTCCGTCCCGAGGGTCTCCTGACGAGAAAGGGTGGCGCGTGA
- a CDS encoding branched-chain amino acid ABC transporter permease, with amino-acid sequence MKSPSMPSGNAARGQLLQWVAVLLFFALVPLGRRSFFVTMANEVLIMGLFAMAFNLLYGVTGMLSFGQAAYYGAGGYTVGLLLTKGILPYSVALPLAPVVGAALALLLGPLCIRLSGVYFTMLTLAFAELVWGVVFKWYGFTGGDNGIQGIPVPEWFHHPLHYYYFTLAVVAAAVALLRRIVESPFGAVLQSIRENPERTAFLGIRVRRYQLAAMVISGAFSGLAGGLFAGFHRSIGPDMLHWTKSGEVILMSILGGVSSFFGPLVGAGVILFIEDMIGKYTEFWEIWIGGIMLAIVVFFPRGVIGTLDTWITRWRNHGKHADTAARP; translated from the coding sequence GTGAAGAGCCCATCCATGCCGTCGGGAAACGCCGCCCGCGGCCAGCTCCTCCAGTGGGTCGCGGTGCTGCTCTTCTTCGCCCTCGTGCCGCTGGGGCGCCGGTCGTTCTTTGTCACCATGGCGAACGAGGTCCTGATCATGGGGCTGTTCGCGATGGCGTTCAACCTGCTCTACGGCGTCACCGGGATGCTCTCCTTCGGCCAGGCGGCGTACTACGGCGCGGGGGGGTACACGGTCGGCCTGCTCCTCACCAAGGGGATCCTCCCGTACTCCGTCGCCCTTCCGCTGGCCCCGGTCGTTGGCGCCGCGCTGGCGCTGCTCCTGGGCCCGCTGTGCATTCGGCTCTCCGGCGTCTACTTCACGATGCTCACCCTGGCGTTCGCGGAACTGGTCTGGGGCGTGGTCTTCAAGTGGTACGGCTTCACCGGGGGGGACAACGGGATCCAGGGGATCCCCGTGCCGGAGTGGTTCCACCACCCGCTGCACTACTACTATTTCACGCTGGCGGTCGTCGCCGCCGCGGTCGCGCTCCTGCGCCGGATCGTGGAATCCCCCTTCGGCGCGGTCCTTCAGTCGATCCGGGAGAACCCCGAGCGGACCGCCTTCCTGGGAATCCGCGTCCGCCGGTACCAACTGGCCGCCATGGTGATCTCCGGGGCGTTCTCGGGGCTGGCGGGTGGGCTGTTCGCGGGCTTCCACCGCTCCATCGGCCCGGACATGCTGCACTGGACAAAGTCGGGCGAGGTGATCCTGATGAGCATCCTCGGGGGGGTCTCCTCCTTCTTCGGCCCGCTGGTGGGGGCCGGGGTCATCCTCTTCATCGAGGATATGATCGGAAAGTACACCGAGTTCTGGGAGATCTGGATCGGGGGGATCATGCTGGCGATCGTCGTCTTCTTTCCCCGGGGGGTCATCGGGACGCTCGACACCTGGATCACGCGCTGGAGAAACCATGGAAAACACGCAGACACCGCCGCCCGTCCTTGA
- a CDS encoding ABC transporter ATP-binding protein, giving the protein MENTQTPPPVLEVRRLSKAFGGLKVTHDVSFAVRKGELSAIIGPNGAGKTTLFNLITGKLVPDAGEVLYKGERIDGFHPADIARRGIGRAFQITSIFKERTALENVLVAVLARESRTTSMIRRALAHDREVRESMELLSMVALADQADTRAGSLPHGDQKRLDIAVALALNPELVLLDEPMAGMSPEERSVTVDLIRKIWKEKALTLLFIEHDMDVVFGISEWIRVLNQGVLLAEGTPAEISRNREVITAYLGEEIDE; this is encoded by the coding sequence ATGGAAAACACGCAGACACCGCCGCCCGTCCTTGAGGTCCGGCGCCTGTCGAAGGCGTTCGGGGGTTTGAAGGTCACGCACGACGTGAGCTTCGCCGTCCGGAAGGGGGAGCTCAGCGCCATCATCGGTCCGAACGGGGCGGGGAAGACCACCCTGTTCAACCTGATCACGGGAAAGCTCGTCCCCGATGCGGGGGAAGTGCTGTACAAGGGGGAGCGGATCGACGGGTTCCACCCCGCCGACATCGCGCGGCGGGGGATCGGAAGGGCGTTCCAGATCACCAGCATCTTCAAGGAACGCACCGCACTGGAAAACGTACTGGTCGCCGTCCTCGCGCGGGAGAGTCGGACGACGAGCATGATCCGGCGAGCCCTGGCCCACGACCGCGAAGTGAGGGAGTCGATGGAGTTGCTGTCGATGGTCGCGCTCGCCGATCAGGCGGACACGCGCGCCGGGTCGCTGCCCCACGGGGATCAGAAGCGGCTGGACATCGCCGTCGCCCTCGCCCTGAACCCGGAGCTGGTGCTGCTGGACGAGCCGATGGCCGGCATGTCGCCGGAGGAACGGTCCGTCACGGTGGACCTCATCCGGAAGATCTGGAAGGAGAAGGCGCTCACGCTCCTGTTCATCGAGCACGACATGGACGTCGTCTTCGGGATCTCCGAATGGATCCGGGTCCTCAACCAGGGCGTTCTGCTGGCGGAGGGGACGCCGGCCGAGATCTCCCGGAACCGCGAGGTCATCACGGCATACCTCGGGGAGGAGATCGACGAATGA
- a CDS encoding ABC transporter ATP-binding protein — MILEMKDVHTYYGTSHVLFGVSLDVDRGEVVCLMGRNGAGKSTTFRTVMGLTPARAGTVLFQGKDVTRLKVHTKARLGIGYVPEDRQIFPELTVRENLDIGRSSGIHRKDGWDIDRIYGLFPVLEKYDRKPGGQLSGGEQQMLTIARTLMGNPELVLLDEPTEGLAPVIVIALKEMILRLKEMGTTILLSEQNVKFAVKVSDRVFIIDNGAIRYNSDIKGFVEDELVQKRYLAV, encoded by the coding sequence ATGATCCTCGAGATGAAGGACGTCCACACCTACTACGGGACGAGCCACGTCCTCTTCGGCGTTTCCCTGGACGTCGACCGCGGGGAGGTGGTCTGTCTCATGGGCAGGAACGGCGCGGGGAAGAGCACCACCTTCCGCACCGTCATGGGCCTTACCCCCGCGCGCGCGGGGACCGTCCTCTTCCAGGGAAAGGACGTCACCCGCCTCAAGGTCCACACCAAGGCGCGGTTGGGGATCGGCTACGTGCCGGAGGACCGCCAGATCTTCCCGGAGCTGACCGTCCGGGAGAACCTCGATATCGGCCGCTCCTCCGGCATCCACCGGAAGGACGGATGGGACATCGACAGGATCTACGGGCTTTTCCCCGTGCTGGAGAAGTACGACCGGAAGCCCGGGGGACAGCTCTCGGGGGGCGAGCAGCAGATGCTCACCATCGCCCGGACCCTCATGGGGAACCCGGAGCTGGTCCTCCTCGACGAGCCGACGGAGGGGCTTGCCCCGGTCATCGTCATCGCCCTCAAGGAGATGATCCTCCGCCTGAAGGAGATGGGGACCACCATCCTGCTCTCCGAGCAGAACGTGAAGTTCGCGGTCAAGGTGTCCGACCGCGTGTTCATCATCGACAACGGCGCCATCCGCTACAACAGCGACATCAAGGGATTCGTCGAGGACGAGCTGGTGCAGAAACGGTACCTTGCCGTCTGA
- a CDS encoding iron-containing alcohol dehydrogenase, producing the protein MDQNWIFRTTPRIVFGCGVVGQAGTEAKAHGISRALLVTDPGVKAAGISATVEKALLSAGIEVVVFDAVEPDPRIEIVEKCASAAREGKCDGVVAVGGGSALDIGKLTAVMRKNEGPIGKYFGIDLIPSPGLPTVLLPTTSGTGSEVTPIAVLSDEGEHLKKGVVSPYLFPKAAILDPALTLGCPPGVTAASGMDALIHGIESYTSIHASRFTEFLAYKAVKTIAGSLRTAYANGADLEARTRMMEGSLWAGMAFANSGVAAVHAFAYPLGAEFHVPHGVSNTVMLPYVMRYNMVGALRRYAVLAGAFGAGRDGDSDVLRAEALIAAVERLADDIRVPRRLRDLKVPETAIPMMAEGVMKVTRLLANNPRTMTVQDAEAIYRSAY; encoded by the coding sequence ATGGACCAGAACTGGATATTCCGGACGACGCCGAGGATCGTTTTCGGGTGCGGTGTGGTCGGCCAGGCGGGGACCGAGGCAAAGGCGCATGGGATCTCCCGCGCCCTGTTGGTGACGGACCCGGGGGTCAAAGCGGCGGGGATCAGCGCCACGGTGGAAAAGGCGCTTCTCTCCGCGGGGATCGAGGTCGTCGTGTTCGACGCCGTGGAGCCCGACCCCCGGATCGAGATCGTCGAGAAGTGCGCTTCGGCCGCCCGCGAGGGGAAATGCGACGGCGTGGTGGCCGTCGGCGGCGGGAGCGCCCTCGACATCGGGAAACTGACCGCGGTGATGCGGAAGAACGAGGGACCCATCGGGAAATATTTCGGGATCGACCTCATCCCGTCCCCCGGGTTGCCCACGGTCCTGCTCCCCACCACGTCGGGGACCGGGTCGGAGGTGACTCCCATCGCCGTCCTGTCCGACGAGGGCGAACATCTGAAAAAAGGGGTGGTGAGCCCGTACCTGTTCCCGAAGGCCGCGATCCTCGACCCGGCGCTGACGCTCGGGTGCCCCCCGGGCGTGACGGCGGCGTCCGGCATGGACGCCCTCATCCACGGGATCGAGTCGTACACTTCGATCCACGCGAGCCGGTTCACCGAATTTCTCGCGTACAAGGCGGTGAAGACGATCGCGGGGAGCCTGCGCACCGCCTACGCCAACGGGGCGGACCTGGAGGCCCGGACGCGGATGATGGAAGGGAGCCTGTGGGCCGGGATGGCGTTCGCCAATTCGGGGGTCGCGGCGGTGCACGCCTTCGCCTATCCGCTGGGCGCCGAATTCCACGTGCCCCATGGCGTGTCGAACACGGTGATGCTCCCCTATGTCATGAGGTACAACATGGTCGGCGCGCTGCGGCGGTATGCCGTCCTGGCCGGCGCGTTCGGCGCGGGACGGGACGGCGATAGTGACGTCCTGCGGGCCGAAGCCCTGATCGCGGCGGTCGAGCGTCTCGCGGACGACATCCGGGTTCCCAGGCGCCTGAGGGACCTGAAGGTCCCGGAGACCGCCATCCCGATGATGGCGGAGGGCGTGATGAAAGTGACCCGGCTGCTGGCGAACAATCCCCGGACGATGACCGTCCAGGACGCAGAGGCCATCTACCGAAGCGCGTACTGA